From a region of the Candidatus Palauibacter polyketidifaciens genome:
- the dnaN gene encoding DNA polymerase III subunit beta — MRFSITREALQEGLAASAAAVPTRAALPVLSNILIHAEDDAVRLSGTDMSIFVSLSVPAEVSEAGVVALPARQLLEISRVLDDAPVKFAAADGSADGASAGVDIECGRSKFRLYGQAPDEFPDFPEIDFAGGWEMSAGELQTLIERTSFAVSTEDSRPILNGILWQLREAATVMVATNGHRLAKMSRELDVSGSPDEADLIIPPKALSQVQKLYPADTVLQVARSENHLAFRSADREVFTSLIEGPYPNYEQVIPKDNDKVATVNRAGLETAVRRVAVMADDSTRRVRLSFRSGDLGFKVQTPDLGEAEDALSLDYEGEDIQIGFNATYLLEVLRHMPEEDVRMTFKAPERAATFSPASGEPDYLCLVMPLRILD; from the coding sequence ATGAGATTCTCGATCACCCGAGAGGCACTCCAGGAGGGTCTGGCGGCAAGCGCTGCCGCCGTCCCGACCCGAGCCGCGCTCCCGGTTCTCTCGAACATCCTGATCCATGCGGAGGACGATGCCGTGCGGCTGAGCGGCACGGACATGTCGATCTTCGTCTCGTTGTCCGTGCCCGCGGAGGTCTCCGAGGCGGGCGTCGTGGCGCTGCCCGCGAGACAGCTCCTCGAGATCTCGCGCGTGCTCGACGATGCGCCGGTAAAGTTCGCCGCGGCCGACGGAAGTGCCGACGGAGCCTCCGCCGGAGTGGACATCGAGTGTGGCCGGAGCAAGTTCCGGCTTTATGGGCAGGCGCCCGACGAGTTCCCGGACTTCCCGGAGATCGATTTCGCCGGGGGTTGGGAGATGTCGGCCGGCGAGCTGCAGACGCTGATCGAGCGGACGAGTTTCGCCGTTTCCACCGAGGACAGCCGGCCGATCCTGAACGGGATCCTGTGGCAGTTGCGTGAGGCGGCAACCGTGATGGTCGCCACGAACGGCCACCGCCTCGCGAAGATGTCGCGCGAACTGGACGTCAGCGGCTCGCCCGACGAGGCAGACCTCATCATTCCTCCGAAAGCGCTGAGCCAGGTGCAGAAGCTGTACCCTGCCGACACGGTGCTTCAGGTCGCGCGTTCGGAGAATCACCTGGCGTTCCGGTCCGCCGACCGGGAGGTCTTCACGTCGTTGATCGAGGGACCGTATCCGAACTACGAGCAGGTCATTCCGAAGGACAACGACAAGGTTGCGACCGTGAACCGGGCGGGCCTCGAGACGGCGGTGCGGCGCGTCGCGGTGATGGCGGATGACTCGACGAGGCGCGTACGCCTCTCCTTCCGGTCCGGCGACCTCGGGTTCAAGGTTCAGACGCCGGATCTCGGGGAAGCGGAGGACGCGCTGTCGCTGGATTACGAGGGCGAGGACATTCAGATCGGCTTCAATGCGACGTACCTCCTCGAGGTGCTGCGGCACATGCCGGAGGAGGACGTTCGAATGACGTTCAAGGCGCCGGAACGGGCGGCGACCTTCTCTCCCGCGAGCGGCGAACCGGATTACCTCTGCCTCGTAATGCCGCTGCGCATCCTCGACTGA